In Sphingomonas sp., a single window of DNA contains:
- the tilS gene encoding tRNA lysidine(34) synthetase TilS, giving the protein MRISAASDASLIDAIAGADIARFTDDWRAAAGQMPRAEAPVGVAVSGGTDSLALLLLARAAFPDAVVAATVDHGLRAESAEEAAFVATICARIGVPHAILPPCPAMLAGGNLQDRARAMRYRCLADWASAAGAPWVAVAHQQDDLAETFLLRARRGAGLGGMAAMLPLRPLARGMTTTLVRPLLGWSRVELSALVHAAGIEPVEDSSNCHPRFDRSRVRTLLAETPELPPARLALAAANLRDAETALAWVAEREWAARAEVADRWVALDLAALPRELRRRLVARALRTVADAPPPRGSGLDRLIAAVDAGKVATLAGVVVRPGPRWRFAPAPPHRSP; this is encoded by the coding sequence GTGCGGATCAGCGCTGCAAGTGACGCGTCGCTGATCGACGCGATCGCGGGCGCAGACATCGCCCGCTTTACCGACGACTGGCGCGCGGCAGCCGGGCAGATGCCCCGCGCCGAGGCACCGGTCGGCGTAGCCGTTTCGGGGGGCACGGATAGCCTCGCGCTGCTGCTCCTCGCCCGTGCCGCCTTTCCCGATGCTGTCGTCGCCGCCACGGTCGATCATGGGCTGCGTGCGGAGTCTGCGGAGGAGGCGGCGTTCGTCGCCACCATTTGCGCGCGCATCGGCGTGCCCCATGCGATCCTGCCGCCGTGCCCCGCGATGCTGGCCGGCGGTAACCTCCAGGATCGCGCGCGGGCGATGCGCTATCGCTGCCTCGCCGACTGGGCGAGCGCCGCCGGTGCTCCCTGGGTCGCCGTGGCGCACCAGCAGGATGATCTCGCCGAAACCTTCCTCCTCCGCGCCCGACGCGGGGCGGGGCTGGGCGGGATGGCCGCGATGCTGCCCCTTCGGCCGCTCGCGCGGGGCATGACGACAACGCTGGTCCGCCCGCTGCTCGGCTGGTCGCGCGTCGAACTGTCAGCGCTGGTCCACGCGGCCGGCATCGAGCCCGTCGAGGATTCCTCCAATTGCCACCCGCGCTTCGATCGCAGCCGGGTGCGAACGCTGCTCGCCGAAACCCCCGAACTGCCCCCCGCACGCCTTGCGCTCGCCGCCGCCAATCTACGCGATGCAGAAACCGCGCTGGCCTGGGTGGCCGAGCGCGAATGGGCGGCGCGCGCAGAAGTTGCGGATCGGTGGGTGGCGCTCGACCTCGCCGCTCTGCCCCGCGAACTCCGCCGCCGCCTCGTCGCCCGCGCGCTCAGGACGGTGGCCGACGCCCCGCCTCCGCGCGGTTCCGGGCTTGACCGGCTGATCGCCGCGGTGGATGCCGGGAAGGTGGCGACCTTGGCCGGAGTCGTGGTGCGACCGGGGCCCCGCTGGCGCTTCGCGCCGGCGCCCCCGCATCGATCACCATGA
- a CDS encoding NAD(P)H-dependent flavin oxidoreductase, whose protein sequence is MNAPSSIGAERLARRMARGCEFLGSEVAILAGAMSWVSERNLVSAMSNAGGFGVIACGAMTPELLDAEIAATKALTDRPFGVNLITMHPQLFELIDVCGKHGVGHVVLAGGLPPAGALDAIKGHGAKLICFAPALSLAKKLIRSGVDALVVEGMEAGGHIGPVSTSVLAQEILPEVAAQVPVFVAGGIGRGEAIAGYLDMGAAGVQLGTRFAAATESIAHPNFKKAFIRASARDAIASVQIDPRLPVIPVRALKNAGGELFTAKQREVAQALDEGGVAMAEAQLQIEHYWAGALRRAVIEGDVEHGSVMAGQSVGMVTKEEPVATIIETLIAEAAHALEKRAA, encoded by the coding sequence ATGAACGCACCTTCTTCGATCGGCGCCGAGCGCCTGGCCCGCCGCATGGCGCGCGGCTGCGAATTCCTGGGCAGCGAGGTCGCGATCCTCGCCGGCGCGATGTCCTGGGTATCCGAGCGCAATCTGGTCTCCGCCATGTCCAACGCAGGCGGCTTCGGCGTGATCGCGTGCGGCGCGATGACCCCGGAGTTGCTCGACGCGGAAATCGCCGCGACCAAGGCGCTGACCGACAGGCCCTTCGGCGTGAACCTGATCACCATGCATCCGCAGCTGTTCGAACTGATCGACGTGTGCGGCAAGCACGGCGTCGGTCATGTCGTGCTGGCGGGCGGGCTGCCGCCGGCGGGGGCGCTCGATGCGATCAAGGGGCACGGCGCCAAGCTGATCTGCTTCGCGCCGGCGCTGAGCCTCGCCAAGAAGCTGATCCGCTCGGGCGTCGATGCGCTCGTCGTCGAGGGCATGGAGGCCGGCGGGCATATCGGCCCGGTCTCGACCAGCGTGCTGGCGCAGGAGATTCTGCCCGAGGTCGCCGCCCAGGTGCCCGTGTTCGTCGCCGGCGGGATCGGCCGCGGCGAGGCGATTGCCGGCTATCTCGACATGGGTGCGGCCGGCGTCCAGCTCGGCACCCGCTTCGCCGCCGCGACGGAGAGCATCGCGCATCCCAATTTCAAGAAGGCGTTCATTCGCGCGTCCGCCCGCGACGCGATCGCCAGCGTCCAGATCGATCCGCGCCTGCCGGTGATCCCGGTGCGCGCGCTCAAGAATGCCGGCGGCGAGCTGTTCACTGCCAAGCAGCGCGAAGTCGCGCAGGCGCTGGACGAGGGCGGCGTCGCGATGGCCGAAGCGCAGCTCCAGATCGAGCATTACTGGGCAGGCGCGTTGCGCCGCGCAGTGATCGAGGGCGATGTCGAGCATGGCAGCGTGATGGCGGGCCAGTCGGTCGGCATGGTCACCAAGGAAGAGCCGGTCGCGACGATCATCGAGACGCTGATCGCCGAAGCCGCGCATGCGCTGGAAAAGCGCGCGGCGTGA
- a CDS encoding aspartate kinase, whose product MARIVMKFGGTSMAGIERIRSVAARVKREWEAGNQVAVVVSAMAGETDRLVGFCREASSLYDPKEYDVVVSAGEQITSGLLAIALQAIGVPARSWLGWQLPVQTSDAFAKARIEDIGTDALLASMGKGEVAVIPGFQGVHEERISTLGRGGSDTSAVAVAAAVKADRCDIYTDVDGVYTTDPRIVPRARKLKRVTYEEMLELASVGAKVLQTRSVGLAMKEGVRVQVLSSFTGDDAPMADTLPGTMIVGEEEIQDVERQLITGIAHDKNEAKITLTAVPDKPGAVASIFTPLADASINVDMIIQNIAHQSAGSASATDVTFTVPAADLARSLEILAQQKGAIGFAGISHDTRVAKVSVVGVGMRSHAGVAATMFQTLGARGINIQAITTSEIKVSVLIEEDYTELAVRVLHTAYGLDADDVAA is encoded by the coding sequence ATGGCGCGTATCGTAATGAAGTTCGGCGGCACATCGATGGCCGGGATCGAGCGTATCCGCAGCGTCGCCGCCCGCGTCAAACGCGAGTGGGAGGCGGGCAACCAGGTCGCGGTGGTCGTCTCGGCGATGGCGGGCGAGACCGATCGGCTGGTCGGATTTTGCCGCGAGGCCTCGTCGCTCTACGACCCCAAGGAATATGACGTCGTCGTCTCGGCCGGCGAGCAGATCACCAGCGGCCTGCTGGCGATCGCGCTGCAGGCGATCGGCGTGCCGGCGCGCTCCTGGCTCGGCTGGCAGCTGCCGGTGCAGACCTCGGACGCCTTCGCCAAGGCGCGCATCGAGGATATCGGCACCGACGCGCTGCTCGCCAGCATGGGCAAGGGCGAAGTCGCGGTGATCCCCGGATTCCAGGGCGTGCACGAAGAGCGGATCTCCACGCTCGGCCGCGGCGGATCGGATACCTCGGCGGTGGCGGTGGCAGCGGCGGTGAAGGCCGATCGCTGCGACATCTACACCGATGTCGACGGGGTGTACACGACAGACCCGCGCATCGTGCCCCGCGCGCGCAAGCTCAAGCGCGTGACCTATGAGGAAATGCTCGAACTCGCCAGCGTCGGCGCCAAGGTGCTCCAGACCCGTTCGGTCGGCCTGGCGATGAAGGAAGGTGTTCGCGTGCAGGTGCTCTCGTCCTTCACGGGCGACGACGCGCCGATGGCAGATACATTGCCCGGGACGATGATCGTGGGCGAAGAGGAGATTCAGGACGTGGAACGCCAGCTCATCACCGGCATCGCGCATGACAAGAACGAGGCCAAGATCACCCTCACCGCGGTGCCGGACAAGCCCGGCGCGGTGGCGTCGATCTTCACGCCGCTTGCCGATGCCAGCATCAACGTGGACATGATCATCCAGAACATCGCGCACCAGAGCGCCGGCAGCGCCAGTGCTACCGATGTGACGTTCACGGTGCCGGCGGCGGATCTCGCCCGCTCGCTGGAGATCCTGGCGCAGCAGAAGGGAGCGATCGGCTTCGCCGGCATCAGCCACGACACGCGCGTGGCGAAGGTCTCGGTGGTCGGCGTCGGCATGCGCAGCCATGCCGGCGTCGCCGCGACGATGTTCCAGACGCTCGGCGCGCGCGGCATCAACATCCAGGCGATCACCACCTCCGAGATCAAGGTCTCGGTGCTGATCGAGGAAGACTATACCGAGCTGGCGGTGCGCGTGCTGCACACTGCCTATGGCCTCGACGCGGACGACGTCGCCGCCTGA
- a CDS encoding TraY domain-containing protein, whose protein sequence is MLAVRIDADTEKRLEALAARTGRTKTFYAREAILAHLDDLEDFYLAEERIKDFRSEDAIPLTDLKAELGLDD, encoded by the coding sequence ATGCTCGCGGTACGGATCGACGCAGACACGGAAAAGCGGCTGGAGGCACTGGCCGCCCGGACGGGCCGAACCAAGACCTTCTACGCCCGAGAGGCAATCTTGGCGCATCTCGACGATCTTGAGGACTTCTACCTCGCCGAAGAGCGGATAAAGGATTTCCGCTCCGAGGACGCGATCCCACTGACGGACCTGAAGGCCGAGCTTGGCTTGGACGATTGA
- the ptsP gene encoding phosphoenolpyruvate--protein phosphotransferase, which yields MALTAAASAREILTRLHDLMAKRLPVQSKLNSVVNIIGEALHSEVCSIYLLREGVLELFATRGLAQEAVHVTKLGMGEGLVGTIAAHIETLNLDEATSHPNFVHNPETGEDRFHSFAGVPIIRRERAVGVLAVQHVDPRRYADIEIEALQTVAMVLSELIANAELIDAAGGTSTRLQPTAAGTIRGFRLVEGMARGVAVFHQPRIVIEHTVADDTDAERHRLYAAFDKMREQIDRMTSQAEFGIGGEHEEILATYKMFAYDEGWSRRINEAIDSGLTAEAAIERVQQRTRQRMREIDDPLLRDRMHDLEDLSNRLLRIVSGQLGTAAQLGLRQDSILIARNLGPAELLEYDRRRLKGVVLEEGSLTAHVTIVARAMGVPVLGRARDVRREVAEGDLLLLDVGEESVFARPSLVMEEAFEAKLALSQKRRAAFAQLKNVPPVTLDGHRVTLMVNAGLRDDVSALDLTGADGIGLFRTEFQFLVSATLPQREAQRRLYRDVLETAGDRPVVFRTVDIGGDKALPYLNHDEDGEEENPAMGWRALRLALDRDGLMKAQARALIEAAAGRTLNVMFPMVSEPWEFDQARALFEKQHAWLAARGRKMPNEIRYGAMLEVPALAEVLDLLLPKLQFLSIGTNDLTQFLFAADRAHPKLALRYDWLSPAILRFLKRVSDQARAAGVPVAVCGEMGGRPLEALALIGLGIDRLSITPAAVGPIKAMLRSLDRGAVMAAMDEMLRHPEAPLRDVLTRWAETQGVELA from the coding sequence ATGGCCTTGACCGCAGCCGCCTCCGCCCGGGAAATCCTCACCCGCCTGCACGACCTGATGGCGAAACGGCTGCCGGTCCAGTCGAAGCTCAACTCGGTCGTCAACATCATCGGCGAGGCGCTGCACAGCGAGGTCTGCTCGATCTACCTGCTGCGCGAAGGCGTGCTCGAGCTGTTCGCGACGCGCGGGCTGGCGCAGGAGGCGGTGCACGTCACCAAGCTCGGCATGGGCGAGGGGCTGGTCGGCACGATCGCCGCGCATATCGAGACGCTCAATCTCGACGAGGCGACCAGCCACCCCAATTTCGTCCATAATCCCGAGACCGGCGAGGACCGCTTCCATAGCTTTGCCGGCGTGCCGATCATCCGCCGCGAGCGTGCGGTGGGCGTGCTCGCCGTCCAGCATGTCGATCCGCGGCGCTATGCCGATATCGAGATCGAGGCGCTGCAGACCGTGGCGATGGTGCTCTCCGAACTGATCGCCAATGCCGAGCTGATCGATGCGGCGGGCGGCACCTCGACCCGGCTCCAGCCGACCGCGGCAGGCACGATCCGCGGCTTCCGGCTGGTCGAGGGCATGGCGCGTGGCGTGGCGGTGTTCCACCAGCCGCGCATCGTCATCGAGCACACCGTGGCGGACGATACCGACGCCGAGCGGCATCGCCTCTATGCCGCGTTCGACAAGATGCGCGAGCAGATCGACCGCATGACCAGTCAGGCCGAATTCGGCATTGGCGGGGAGCATGAGGAGATCCTCGCGACCTACAAGATGTTCGCCTATGACGAGGGGTGGAGCCGCCGCATCAACGAGGCGATCGATTCCGGCCTGACCGCCGAGGCGGCGATCGAGCGCGTCCAGCAGCGCACCCGCCAGCGGATGCGCGAGATCGACGATCCGCTGCTGCGGGACCGGATGCACGATCTGGAGGACCTCTCCAACCGGCTGCTGCGCATCGTCTCGGGCCAGCTCGGCACCGCCGCGCAACTGGGATTGCGGCAGGACTCGATCCTGATCGCGCGCAACCTGGGGCCGGCCGAGCTGCTCGAATATGATCGGCGGCGGCTGAAGGGCGTGGTGCTGGAGGAAGGTTCGCTGACCGCGCACGTCACCATCGTCGCGCGTGCCATGGGCGTCCCCGTGCTCGGCCGGGCACGCGACGTGCGCCGTGAAGTTGCCGAGGGCGACCTGCTGCTGCTCGACGTGGGTGAGGAAAGCGTCTTCGCGCGCCCCTCGCTGGTGATGGAGGAGGCGTTCGAGGCAAAGCTCGCGCTCAGCCAGAAGCGCCGCGCGGCATTCGCCCAGCTCAAGAACGTGCCGCCGGTGACCCTGGACGGGCACCGCGTGACGCTGATGGTCAATGCGGGCCTGCGCGACGACGTCTCCGCGCTCGACCTGACCGGCGCCGACGGCATCGGCCTGTTCCGGACCGAATTCCAGTTCCTCGTCTCGGCGACGCTGCCGCAGCGCGAGGCGCAGCGGCGCCTGTACCGTGACGTGCTGGAAACCGCGGGCGACCGGCCGGTGGTGTTCCGCACCGTCGATATCGGCGGCGACAAGGCGCTGCCCTATCTCAACCATGACGAGGATGGCGAGGAAGAGAATCCCGCCATGGGCTGGCGCGCGCTGCGCCTCGCGCTCGATCGCGATGGCCTGATGAAGGCGCAGGCGCGCGCGCTGATCGAGGCGGCGGCGGGGCGGACGCTCAACGTGATGTTCCCGATGGTGTCCGAGCCGTGGGAGTTTGACCAGGCGCGCGCGCTGTTCGAAAAGCAACATGCCTGGCTGGCCGCGCGCGGACGCAAGATGCCCAACGAGATCCGCTACGGCGCGATGCTCGAGGTACCGGCGCTGGCCGAAGTGCTCGACCTGCTGCTGCCCAAGCTGCAATTCCTGTCGATCGGTACCAACGATCTGACTCAATTCCTGTTCGCCGCCGATCGTGCGCATCCCAAACTGGCGCTGCGCTACGATTGGCTGAGCCCGGCGATCCTGCGCTTCCTCAAGCGGGTGAGCGATCAGGCGCGCGCCGCGGGCGTGCCGGTGGCGGTGTGCGGCGAGATGGGCGGGCGTCCGCTGGAGGCGCTGGCGCTGATCGGGCTGGGCATCGACCGGCTGTCGATCACCCCGGCCGCGGTAGGGCCGATCAAGGCGATGCTGCGCTCGCTCGATCGCGGCGCGGTGATGGCGGCGATGGACGAGATGCTGCGGCATCCGGAGGCGCCGCTCCGCGACGTGCTGACCCGCTGGGCAGAGACGCAGGGCGTCGAACTGGCCTGA
- a CDS encoding helix-turn-helix domain-containing protein, translating into MPEEFTPSSARAGDRLRAAREAMGLDLPEIAARTRIPQRHLEAIEQGSYSGLPSITYASGFAKAYARAVNVDEVSIAQQVRAELGQIERPAITPEYPLHEPSRAAPSGIVWFGVIVALVIVAGIGIWYGTDWFRGGSTAQGDSLAQQIAATPTPAAAAPAPAPTPTVPAVEHVTLVARGPAWIRVTDATGKKLAEKELAAGERYDVPDDADHPRIRTGRPDQLQVLLNGSEVAPLGTEVKVVEAELTSAALRARGQPGATPTPTPAAAATPSQRRSTTRGDSIAPTAAPAAATLPAGDTPNP; encoded by the coding sequence ATGCCCGAAGAATTCACCCCGTCATCCGCGCGCGCCGGCGACCGTCTGCGCGCCGCGCGCGAAGCCATGGGGCTGGATCTCCCCGAGATCGCCGCGCGTACCCGCATCCCCCAGCGCCACCTCGAAGCAATCGAGCAGGGCAGCTATTCGGGGCTGCCGTCGATCACTTATGCCAGTGGCTTCGCCAAGGCCTATGCACGCGCGGTGAATGTCGACGAGGTGTCGATCGCGCAGCAGGTCCGTGCCGAGCTCGGCCAGATCGAGCGGCCCGCGATCACGCCGGAATATCCATTGCACGAGCCGTCGCGCGCCGCGCCCAGCGGGATCGTATGGTTCGGCGTGATCGTCGCGCTGGTGATCGTCGCCGGGATCGGCATCTGGTACGGCACCGACTGGTTCCGTGGCGGCAGCACCGCGCAGGGCGACAGCCTGGCCCAGCAGATTGCGGCAACCCCGACCCCCGCAGCCGCTGCGCCGGCGCCGGCGCCAACGCCCACCGTTCCCGCGGTCGAGCACGTCACCCTCGTCGCGCGCGGCCCGGCGTGGATCCGGGTCACCGATGCGACCGGCAAGAAACTGGCCGAGAAGGAACTGGCCGCCGGCGAGCGCTATGACGTGCCGGACGATGCGGATCACCCGCGCATCCGTACCGGCCGCCCGGACCAGCTGCAGGTGCTGCTCAACGGCAGCGAAGTCGCCCCGCTCGGCACCGAGGTGAAGGTGGTCGAGGCCGAGCTGACCTCGGCCGCACTCCGTGCCCGCGGCCAGCCCGGCGCAACGCCGACGCCGACGCCGGCCGCGGCGGCAACGCCGTCGCAGCGCCGCAGCACCACCCGCGGCGACAGTATCGCCCCGACTGCCGCGCCCGCGGCGGCCACCCTGCCGGCGGGTGACACGCCCAACCCCTGA
- a CDS encoding outer membrane protein assembly factor BamD, whose amino-acid sequence MRIALAAALAFAAFGFNGTAIAQDGNVGPRVDKLEREMRAVQRKVFPGGAGMTVEPQITQQVDNTPPGVPATTPLADLTQRVAALESQMQTMTGQIEQNQYRMRQLEESFGAYKAANDARVKALEAPQPVADAMPTEGAVAASGDSAPSPAQPSGDRAAKVAAVGKPSTGDAGEDLYLYGFRLWQAKLYPEAAKALEQYKAKYPTGKRASFARNLLGRAYLDDNRANLAAVALYENYTSNPNGERAADSLYYLAQALVKLKKPAGEVCKVYEELNSVYGASLSAEMRAGVAKGRADQRCK is encoded by the coding sequence ATGCGTATTGCTCTCGCAGCGGCACTCGCCTTTGCCGCATTCGGCTTCAACGGCACCGCCATCGCCCAGGACGGCAATGTCGGCCCGCGGGTGGACAAGCTCGAGCGCGAGATGCGCGCGGTGCAGCGCAAGGTGTTCCCCGGTGGCGCCGGGATGACCGTCGAACCGCAGATCACCCAGCAGGTCGACAACACGCCCCCGGGCGTGCCCGCGACCACGCCGCTCGCCGACCTGACCCAGCGCGTCGCCGCACTGGAAAGCCAGATGCAGACGATGACCGGCCAGATCGAGCAGAACCAGTATCGCATGCGCCAGCTGGAAGAGTCGTTCGGCGCCTACAAGGCGGCCAACGATGCGCGCGTGAAGGCGCTGGAGGCGCCGCAGCCGGTCGCCGATGCCATGCCGACGGAGGGCGCTGTCGCCGCCTCGGGGGATTCTGCACCGTCCCCGGCGCAACCTTCGGGGGACCGGGCCGCCAAGGTCGCCGCGGTGGGCAAGCCGAGCACCGGCGATGCGGGCGAGGACCTGTATCTCTATGGCTTCCGCCTGTGGCAGGCAAAGCTCTATCCCGAAGCCGCCAAGGCGCTGGAGCAGTACAAGGCCAAATACCCGACCGGCAAGCGTGCCAGCTTCGCGCGCAACCTGCTCGGTCGCGCCTATCTCGACGACAACCGCGCCAATCTCGCCGCGGTCGCGCTGTATGAAAACTATACCTCGAACCCCAATGGCGAGCGCGCGGCCGACAGCCTCTATTATCTGGCGCAGGCGCTGGTGAAGCTGAAGAAGCCGGCGGGCGAGGTCTGCAAGGTCTATGAGGAGCTCAACAGCGTGTACGGCGCGTCGCTTTCGGCCGAAATGCGCGCGGGCGTCGCCAAGGGCCGTGCGGATCAGCGCTGCAAGTGA
- the ung gene encoding uracil-DNA glycosylase, producing the protein MSTIKLHPSWLAPLEEEFAQPYMAALRDYLRAEKAAGKRIFPAGSAWFRALDLTPLEQVRVVILGQDPYHGEGQAHGLCFSVQPGVRTPPSLVNIYKEMETDLGIPRAQHGFLEHWADQGVLLLNAVLTVEMGRAAAHQGRGWERFTDAVIRLVNAKTEPVVFLLWGAHAQKKAAFVDSIDKGGLHLVLKAPHPSPLSAHSGFFGSRHFSKANAFLESIGQKPIDWALPPLG; encoded by the coding sequence ATGTCGACGATCAAGCTGCACCCGAGCTGGCTCGCCCCCCTCGAGGAGGAATTCGCCCAGCCCTATATGGCCGCGCTGCGCGACTATCTGCGCGCCGAGAAGGCAGCGGGGAAGCGCATCTTCCCGGCGGGCAGCGCATGGTTTCGCGCGCTCGACCTGACGCCGCTGGAGCAGGTGCGCGTGGTGATCCTGGGGCAGGATCCCTATCACGGCGAGGGCCAGGCCCATGGCCTTTGCTTCTCGGTACAGCCGGGCGTGCGCACCCCGCCGAGCCTGGTCAACATCTACAAGGAGATGGAGACCGACCTCGGCATCCCCCGCGCGCAGCACGGCTTCCTCGAGCATTGGGCGGACCAGGGCGTGCTACTGCTCAACGCGGTGCTGACGGTGGAAATGGGCCGCGCCGCCGCCCACCAAGGCCGCGGCTGGGAGCGCTTTACCGACGCGGTGATCCGGCTGGTTAACGCAAAGACGGAGCCGGTGGTGTTCCTGCTCTGGGGTGCCCATGCGCAGAAAAAGGCGGCGTTCGTCGACTCGATCGACAAGGGCGGCCTACATCTGGTGCTTAAGGCCCCCCACCCCTCGCCGCTCTCGGCGCATTCAGGGTTCTTCGGGAGCCGGCATTTCAGCAAGGCGAACGCGTTTCTGGAAAGCATCGGCCAGAAGCCGATCGACTGGGCGCTGCCGCCGCTGGGGTGA
- the ubiG gene encoding bifunctional 2-polyprenyl-6-hydroxyphenol methylase/3-demethylubiquinol 3-O-methyltransferase UbiG has product MPNATIATIDPREAEHFGRLAADWWNPKGSSAMLHRLNPARLGYIRRAIDAHWSGDSADFMPLSGKTAIDVGCGAGLLCEPLARLGARVTGVDAAGENIGAARAHAEQSGLPIDYVHGGIEDLASRTFDLVTSMEVIEHVSDPAAFVRGLAGALAEGGLMVLSTPNRTPLSRLAMITLAEGTGAIPKGTHDWSRFLKPEELEALLTDAGMKVIDRQGLTFSPTRGFVVNEHDALNYLVTAVRA; this is encoded by the coding sequence ATGCCGAACGCAACAATAGCTACGATTGACCCCCGTGAAGCGGAACATTTCGGTCGTCTGGCGGCCGATTGGTGGAATCCGAAGGGCTCCTCCGCCATGCTCCACCGACTGAATCCTGCGCGGCTGGGCTATATCCGCCGCGCGATCGACGCGCATTGGTCGGGCGATTCGGCTGATTTCATGCCGCTGAGCGGCAAGACCGCGATCGACGTGGGCTGCGGTGCGGGCCTTTTGTGCGAGCCGCTCGCGCGGCTCGGCGCGCGGGTGACCGGCGTGGACGCGGCGGGCGAGAATATCGGCGCGGCGCGTGCGCATGCCGAACAGTCCGGGCTGCCGATCGACTATGTCCATGGCGGCATCGAGGACCTGGCCAGCCGGACTTTCGACCTCGTCACCTCGATGGAGGTGATCGAGCATGTCAGCGATCCAGCCGCCTTTGTGCGCGGGCTGGCAGGCGCGCTGGCCGAGGGCGGGCTGATGGTGCTCTCCACGCCCAACCGCACGCCGCTCTCGCGCCTCGCGATGATCACGCTGGCCGAGGGCACCGGCGCGATCCCCAAGGGCACGCACGACTGGAGCCGCTTCCTCAAGCCCGAGGAGCTGGAGGCGTTGCTCACCGATGCCGGCATGAAGGTGATCGACCGCCAGGGCCTCACCTTCTCGCCCACCCGCGGCTTCGTGGTGAACGAGCATGACGCGCTCAACTATCTGGTGACCGCCGTCCGCGCCTGA
- a CDS encoding type II toxin-antitoxin system RelE/ParE family toxin, whose protein sequence is MAWTIEFAPDAAKELRKLGKQEAGRILRTLEERIATLEDSRALGAPLTGEHSGYWRWRIGDYWVIARIEDARVVIIVVRVGHRREVYR, encoded by the coding sequence TTGGCTTGGACGATTGAATTCGCCCCGGACGCGGCAAAGGAACTGCGCAAGCTCGGCAAGCAAGAGGCCGGGCGCATCCTCCGGACGCTCGAAGAGCGGATCGCAACGCTAGAAGATTCGCGGGCGCTGGGCGCCCCGCTCACCGGAGAGCATAGCGGCTATTGGCGGTGGCGGATCGGCGACTATTGGGTCATCGCGCGGATCGAAGATGCGCGGGTCGTCATCATCGTGGTCCGGGTAGGGCACCGCCGCGAGGTGTATCGGTAG